The genomic stretch CCAGGTCTGGAGAGGGAGCCTGGGAACATCCTGCCGGCCAACAATGGGCACATTCACTGCAAGGGGCTCCCAAATCGGCTCCGTTCTGCCTGCAATTCCAGACCTTCCCTGTGGCAAAATCAGCTCGTTAACACCTTCGTCTTCCTTTAGAGATTCCAAAACAGAAGATGCAGGTTTCGTTCAGTGGCTGCAACAGCCTGAAGAGTCCAGCTCTGAAATCCTAATCCTGGACAGCAGCACCAGTCCCCCCATGCCACATTTAACACTCCACAGCCTGACCTGCTCTTTAAGAATTTACTTTATTAAACACAATTTAagttaaacattaaaaaaaacaaacaaataaacaaaaaacccaaaccaaacaaacaaacaagcaaaaaaaaaaacacccacgaaaaagaattaaaacttGAAAGATCCTATGCAAAGCCCTTggttttcctcaaaggaaatcCATAGGCAGGCTCTGCCCATCCTACAGTCTCCCAAACTGTGGCTATAGGTTAAATATAGCTGTAATATTTTGGGCTATAATGCCATCGTTTTTATGcacatttttttattcagaTACTTAAATTTGGAAGCTCAGCGTCAGCTCACACACCCTGATCCAGTTTGCATTCAGGTCATGCCACAGGTGCTGCCTGGCTTTTACATCAGCCCAGCTCAGGTTTAGACCTGACCCAGGGCTCAGGTTTAAAGGGGGTCTTTACAATTTAGCCATTTCAACTCTGGAATTCCAAATACCCACAGAGCAGTGGCTGCTCCAGCCATGGGCTGAAGTTCCTTCAGTTTTAGAGCTGGGTGCTCCAACACACATTATTGAGGTTGTAAAACACAAAACCTCAGGCAACCATAAAGAtatcaaaaataattaatgagCTATTGCAGGAAACCACGGGGTTTTAAAGGCTCTAATTCAGATATTAACATGGATTGAAGCACAAAACCCACAGATGTCACTGACAGGTCCCAACTGCTGTTTCACTGGAGCACTCTGATAAGCTACTTCTGTAATTTAGTATTAATCAACAGCTTTACTGGGAGTTTCACAGAAGACAGTGCAGCAGGGACAAGGTAGTTCAGGGAGTAAATCTGCCTCCCTTAGCATGTATCAGCCagataattaaaacaaatattcaaTAAATATTAAAGACACAGGGTGTACTCACCTCATGTGCTAACATTTTATACAGCTCTTCTTTAGTCACAGAAATTCTCTCTCTGTCTGTGCTGTCCACCACAATTATCACAAACTGCAAAAAGGGAGAGTTATTAGGCAGAGAAACTCCTGCTGGTCCCACTCCCACCCCATTATCCAGCTGGATTATCAaacaccatccctgctcccaaaccccccctccagccccagcgTGACATCTCATAGGCCTGGGGTTATTCGCAGCTTGTGTTGCGGTTTGGGTACAAAGGCAGCTCTGACTCAACTCTTGACTTTCTGTTCtccatttttcagggaaaaattcacattgaaagcaaagaaattctCTGTAATCCCAgatctggttttgttctttgcttGGTATAACTGAGGCACCACACAGATTCCTCAAATAATTTGTTGCAGCCCTAAAAACAAAGTGCAAAGTGCCTTTGTCTAGTTCAAGAAATAACATGCAAATAGGTATTTGCAAGGGATTAAAAAAGCCCTGAAGCTCCAAACTCCCAGAACACATTCCCAGCTTCATTTAGGCTGGAGAAGACCTTTAAGGGATCCCAGCACCTTGTAGGGGTGAACTGGAGAACAAAGGTAATTACTGCACAAATTGTATTTACCCATAAAGAACATAAATACaatttatataatataaataaaataattgcatttaaaCTGTATTTGATAAGACACAGGAAACCTTGatttaaagcattatttttatcAAGCTATTGCTtgataaaatttacttttttttttatatacatatgtctgtgtctgtgctgcaaCTTCACCTCTAAAGAGTTCTGAAAACTCTTGGGGGCGTTTAAGTTGGTGATGACTGGAGCTTGTCAAACAGAGCTGCCAAAGTTTTGGATGAAAACTTTGGGGCTGTCCTTACTCCTGAGGGGTCAGACAGGTCTTGGAGGACCCACTGCGGAGAGAGCGACCATGGAGACAACAAGGGGGGATCCGCAATTCCCAGATGAGCAGAGGCACAAagcccagccccaaatccctgcccaGCAGTTTTCCAAGGCACCTCACCTCGGTGTTGGTGTAGTAGGTGTTCCAGGAGGAGCGCAGGGACTCCTGGCCCCCGATGTCCCACATCAGGAAGCGCGTGTTGTTCACCACGATCTCCTCCACGTTGCTCCCGATGGTGGGAGAGGTGTGAACCACCTCGTTCatggagctgcacagggaacagggacagggacagtcaCCCACAATGACCCATGAGACTACACCTGGTGGGTATTCCCAGTGGGAGAGCCTCAGCAAACGCTCCCTGTGCAGCAGAGACAAGGTTTGATGGTGGAAGGTGCAGAAACGTAAATAAAAACAGCAATAAGAAGGACTCAGTGAATTATATCATAATCAAATTATGGAGCTAAGAGAGCACTCATGAACAAACTGTGttataattaattaaatcatGAAGCTGAGAGAATTCTCACTTCAGAAGCTGTTGGGAGCACTCAGCTCTTCTCTCTCCAGGCCCATTTTGGCTCACAtgggacagagctgctgttttGCATCAAGAATGTGGTTAAGCCACAAGATTTCCGAAGTTTCAGGAAAACAACTCATCCTCCAGCTCCACTAGAAACACTTCACCCACTCCACCCTGCTGTTCTCCTTCCAGGGCAGGCCACTAAAACCAGATTTTCTTCACAATGCTTTATGTCCAACCTCCTCCCCTCAGCACAGACCAATACACAACTTTTTGCAGACAAATGCAGCCATTAAGTATTTCAAACAGATTGTTTACAGATACTGAGTGTGACTTTGTCTCTAAGACTACCAGTTTCACATCAAACAACCACATGTGTGCTCTGGATTCTCCTGAAGTTCAGACTATTTAAACTCTACTGTaacaggcaaaaaaattaacagtagCTCCAAGGCAAACCAACTGTGTTCAAAagaacttaattattttttcttctgatcaCCTTGATacagtttttcattttgtatgAACTTTTTTGAAGTTCCAGCAGAGCTTTTAGTTACAGTGACAGCAATTTGAGACTCGTAATGGTGCTGGAATATTTCCTGAAGAGGACACAGAGAGGAGATAAAAGGATTGTGCAGTGTTCTGAAAAGCAATCCCAGGCCagtgcagggagagctgagtATGAGAATGGGAGAAAAGGAAGTgcctggaagaggaaaaatgggaTATGCAAAGACGGGGTAGGGTCGAGGAGGAGTCAAGCAGGAGAACAAGAAGAGAGCTGGGAAAGTCCTGTGGAGTTAAACGGGgtacaaagaaaaaggagacaTACAGAGATCTGTATGAGAGtgaaaatgaaacactgaaacGGCAGAAATAAGGGGAAGAACTGCGAGACATTCGTGGAGGAAGTGGATTAAAAAGCACCAAGGACAGCCCTTGCCTGCAGCAGTTCTCAGTCTTAAGAAATACCCTTCGTTCTGTTTGTGCTTTTAACATCTCTCACTCCCTCTAAAAATCACCATCAGCTTCATCCTTTCACTCTCCCCGCAGCAAGGCAGGGCACGAGCAGCTGGAAATGTTTTGGAAAGGCAAAGCAGGCTGGAATGTGACAAACCCCAACCACTTCCAGACAGCCAATTTTAAATGTGGGATTGGAGCAGCATGGCCACAGCATTTAACAGGAATTATTTCTGACTCAGGAACACTCCTCAGTGCCACGGCACTGCACGTGGGAAAAGGCCAATCTTTCCCAAACACAAACAGACCTTGAGCTGCCTGTGCCACCCAGCAGCTTCTGAGCCTGTGGACAGATTGGTACCCTCTTATCAAACTGCAGCTGAGGAACTGAGATATGAAGCTCACTCAAGCTCCATGTAAACCAGGAGCAAGGTTAACgcaaagcaaacacaaatcAATGCTGCTGTTGAAGGCAGAaggtgcaggacagcatggagATGTTGGCCTGGGTTCATGCTGGGACCAGCCTCCCTCCTTCATCCCGTTTCACAAATGACACCAAATTACTCTCAGCACTGGGGACACAAGGCATGGCAGGCAGAGGCGCTTTGCCACTCACAGAATGATTTGTCTGCTGTTTAAATCTGTGGCGTGGATCAGTTTTGCAACGGTGTCCCGTGGCCAACACTCACTACAATCATATTTTATGGGGCTGGCAACGAGCCGAGGCCGTGACACCAAGGGAGGCTGGGAGTGCGTGGTAACAGCAGGTGATGTGATCCAAAACCCGCTGAACAAAACCTCATTTATccaccaggcacagcacagccctttcCAAACTCCAGCCACCTGCTGCCACCTGGAAAGCTCTGAGTAAAACCACCCAGGGACACGTAACACACCTGGGAATGCCCCGAACGTCCCCGCAGGTCCTACTTACAATTGGTACAGAATGGTCGTTTTCCCTGCATTGTCCAGGCCCACAATGATCACTTTGTGCTCTGCAATGAAAACAGCACTGGTAAGTCACAGCTCACTCTGCTGTCGTGACAGCAGCTGGGTCTGGATCAAGCTTAGTGCCACGTCTGCCGCTGGTTTCCTGAGCCAACAGTGCCCAGCGCCAGGTGCCATGGCCACGTCTGCTCATGGGCCAGCCCAGAAAGTTTGGGTGGGCAggtgctgctctgagcaggggaGGGACTGGCAATTTATCCCCCTCCACAGGAGCCATTCCTGAGAGATTTCAGGAGGATGTTTTCCATCTCTCACTGCCAATGTCATGCTGGGATCCTCTCCCAAGCTTCTGCAGGGTTTTGCAGCCTGTATCAAACTCCATCCCCTCAACCACAACAGCTCTCAACTCCACAAGGTAAATGTTCACTTTCCCCTTAGCCAGGCAAGACCTCGATGCCTTTGCAAAGAGCAGTTAAAACCCCAACCAGGCTGGTTTGCAGTGTGATCCCtgtgcccccagtgccctcctTTCCCCCTGGGGAACAGATGTACTCTCCAACATTTCACAGGACACATTCACCCAGTTTGGTCTTGGACAAGTCACCAGG from Corvus hawaiiensis isolate bCorHaw1 chromosome 7, bCorHaw1.pri.cur, whole genome shotgun sequence encodes the following:
- the ARL5A gene encoding ADP-ribosylation factor-like protein 5A isoform X1, which codes for MYYAGSIPPETKVPSYVGSEHKVIIVGLDNAGKTTILYQFSMNEVVHTSPTIGSNVEEIVVNNTRFLMWDIGGQESLRSSWNTYYTNTEFVIIVVDSTDRERISVTKEELYKMLAHEDLKKAGLLIFANKQDVKECMTVAEISQFLKLTSIKDHQWHIQACCALTGEGLCQGLEWMMSRLKIR
- the ARL5A gene encoding ADP-ribosylation factor-like protein 5A isoform X2: MGILFTRIWRLFNHQEHKVIIVGLDNAGKTTILYQFSMNEVVHTSPTIGSNVEEIVVNNTRFLMWDIGGQESLRSSWNTYYTNTEFVIIVVDSTDRERISVTKEELYKMLAHEDLKKAGLLIFANKQDVKECMTVAEISQFLKLTSIKDHQWHIQACCALTGEGLCQGLEWMMSRLKIR